The Mycobacterium paragordonae genome includes a region encoding these proteins:
- a CDS encoding nuclear transport factor 2 family protein, translating into MPSPEDVFAAMLDEYALNKLVHAYCRAVDRGDLETLRSLYHDDAQDEHGAFSSGSVADFIQTLADSRRFILSMQHHITTTNFAVSGSYAEGEIYSIATHTFATGKGKSDLVIGGRYLDKYEKRFGAWKITERQIVTDWAQVNNPSIVDFSHPMTRDTPTGSAGPDDPSHKFFQLIGRVCSDSSRPARPE; encoded by the coding sequence ATGCCATCACCTGAAGATGTTTTTGCCGCGATGCTGGATGAATACGCGTTGAACAAGCTTGTGCACGCGTACTGCCGCGCCGTGGACCGCGGCGACCTGGAAACGCTGCGAAGTCTCTACCACGACGACGCGCAAGACGAACACGGCGCGTTCTCATCGGGTTCGGTGGCCGACTTCATTCAGACACTCGCGGACTCCCGCCGATTCATCCTGTCCATGCAGCATCACATCACCACGACAAACTTCGCGGTGAGCGGGAGCTACGCGGAGGGCGAGATCTACAGCATCGCTACGCACACCTTCGCGACCGGCAAGGGAAAATCCGACTTGGTGATCGGTGGACGTTATCTCGACAAATACGAGAAGCGGTTCGGTGCTTGGAAAATCACCGAGCGCCAGATCGTCACCGACTGGGCTCAGGTGAACAACCCCTCCATCGTGGACTTCAGCCACCCGATGACGCGCGATACGCCCACGGGCAGCGCTGGTCCCGATGATCCATCCCACAAGTTCTTCCAGCTGATTGGAAGGGTCTGCTCCGACAGCAGCCGCCCTGCCCGCCCAGAATGA
- a CDS encoding PE family protein, translating to MSFVVFESAILTSAVPELAGIGSAIASANAAALAPTTEILSAGVDEISTSVAALFGSYAETYHALSSQVSAFHNDFVQRLSAAGIGYTSAEAANASPLQVLLDAVNAPAQAFFGRPLIGNGANGAPGTGATGGAGGILYGNGGAGGSGAANQDGGAGGAAGLFGNGGPGGAGGSGGALNGKGGNGGVGGAAGLLGGNGGHGGAGGLASGFNPGGTGGAGGASGLLWGNGGAGGTGGASGNGTAGAGGVGGTGGLLLGAGGAGGAGGAGELGNGGGGGAGGVGGLLGGAGGAGGSGGGGTVNGGSGGAGGTSGLLFASGGDGGNGGAGLTGAGGAGGDGGNAGMLIANSGHGGVGGGGATVGGVGGAGGRSDTLIGNGGAGGNGGAGATAGAGGLGAAAGILAGNGGAGGNGGDGLGMVTNGAVGAAGGKAGLLFGNGGAGGSGGSGTQSAGAGGSGGNAGVLVGDGGTGGQGGLGGLIGGKGGAGGAGASLIGNGGDGGDGGNSFQNIAGDGGNAGNAGLIGNGGTGGAGGTSGTAGGPAGPGGKGGAGGNAVVAGNGGNGGNGGLGATPGGPGTAGTGGLLFGQTGNNGVT from the coding sequence ATGTCTTTTGTGGTATTCGAGTCGGCAATATTGACGTCGGCGGTCCCAGAACTGGCGGGCATCGGTTCGGCAATTGCGTCGGCGAATGCGGCGGCACTGGCCCCGACGACGGAAATACTGTCCGCTGGTGTCGATGAGATATCGACTTCTGTCGCTGCGCTATTCGGGTCGTATGCGGAGACGTATCACGCGCTCAGTTCGCAGGTTTCGGCCTTCCACAACGACTTTGTGCAGCGTCTGAGCGCCGCTGGTATCGGTTATACGAGCGCCGAGGCTGCCAACGCTTCGCCGCTGCAAGTTCTTCTCGACGCCGTCAACGCGCCGGCGCAGGCGTTTTTCGGCCGCCCACTGATCGGCAACGGCGCCAACGGGGCGCCCGGTACCGGGGCAACCGGTGGGGCCGGCGGCATCCTGTACGGCAACGGCGGGGCCGGAGGTTCGGGAGCGGCCAATCAGGACGGCGGCGCCGGTGGGGCAGCGGGGTTGTTCGGCAACGGCGGCCCCGGTGGAGCGGGCGGCAGCGGCGGAGCGCTTAACGGCAAGGGGGGCAACGGCGGAGTCGGCGGCGCTGCAGGCTTGTTGGGAGGCAACGGCGGCCACGGCGGAGCCGGCGGACTCGCGTCCGGCTTCAATCCGGGCGGCACAGGCGGCGCTGGCGGCGCAAGTGGTCTGCTCTGGGGCAACGGTGGCGCCGGTGGTACCGGCGGCGCCAGCGGCAACGGAACTGCCGGAGCAGGCGGGGTCGGTGGAACGGGTGGACTTCTTCTGGGTGCCGGCGGTGCGGGGGGCGCCGGCGGAGCGGGAGAGCTAGGCAACGGTGGTGGTGGGGGCGCCGGCGGTGTTGGCGGTCTACTTGGCGGTGCGGGCGGGGCTGGTGGCAGCGGCGGCGGGGGCACTGTCAACGGCGGGTCCGGGGGCGCCGGCGGCACCAGCGGGCTGCTGTTCGCCAGCGGCGGCGATGGGGGTAATGGCGGGGCGGGTCTGACGGGTGCGGGTGGCGCAGGCGGAGACGGGGGCAATGCCGGCATGCTGATCGCCAACAGTGGTCACGGCGGCGTTGGTGGTGGCGGCGCCACGGTGGGCGGCGTTGGCGGGGCCGGCGGAAGGTCCGACACGCTGATCGGCAACGGTGGCGCCGGTGGGAACGGGGGCGCGGGTGCCACCGCCGGAGCCGGTGGGCTCGGCGCCGCGGCCGGGATTCTTGCCGGCAACGGCGGAGCCGGGGGCAACGGCGGGGATGGGTTGGGCATGGTCACGAATGGCGCGGTCGGCGCGGCCGGAGGTAAGGCGGGGCTGCTGTTTGGTAATGGAGGTGCCGGCGGATCCGGCGGAAGCGGCACGCAGAGCGCCGGTGCGGGTGGGTCCGGTGGCAATGCGGGCGTGCTCGTCGGCGACGGTGGGACCGGTGGCCAAGGTGGCCTCGGTGGTCTCATCGGCGGCAAGGGCGGAGCTGGTGGCGCCGGTGCCTCGTTGATCGGTAACGGCGGCGACGGTGGCGACGGCGGAAATTCGTTTCAGAACATTGCCGGAGACGGCGGCAATGCTGGAAACGCGGGACTGATCGGCAACGGAGGAACCGGTGGTGCCGGTGGCACGAGTGGCACTGCCGGTGGGCCCGCGGGCCCTGGAGGGAAAGGCGGCGCCGGCGGCAACGCCGTCGTGGCCGGCAACGGTGGCAATGGTGGCAACGGCGGGCTCGGGGCGACACCTGGAGGCCCGGGGACCGCTGGCACCGGCGGGCTGTTGTTCGGCCAAACCGGCAATAACGGAGTGACCTGA
- a CDS encoding acyl-CoA thioesterase, translated as MSSSLGDVLATMELARVEPWLFAGRQLPAPHHHILGGHISAQALLAASYTAPGRAPHSVHTYFLRPGDARRPVDFEVVNLQEGRTFSARRVTARQDDKILMEAMSSFKVADPASARVVYQPPIPAAPEPETLPWVAPHLAESDPNSQGQYASLRWFERRVIDSESVPPARSAMWWRPDGAVPDDPVLTASLVAYLSAVTLTEPAFAAYGGVGESSQRDHSMWFHSPAVLSDWLLFQRSSPSSADSLALASGTMFNRNGDLVCTVRQEMYFPAPRA; from the coding sequence ATGTCATCCTCTCTCGGCGACGTGCTTGCCACCATGGAGCTGGCCCGCGTCGAGCCGTGGCTCTTCGCCGGTCGACAGCTGCCCGCACCGCACCACCACATCCTCGGTGGGCATATCTCGGCCCAGGCGTTGTTGGCTGCGTCCTACACCGCGCCCGGCCGCGCGCCGCACAGTGTGCACACGTATTTCCTGCGCCCTGGTGACGCTCGCCGGCCGGTGGACTTCGAAGTGGTGAATCTGCAAGAGGGACGGACCTTTTCAGCGCGCCGGGTCACCGCGCGCCAGGACGACAAGATTCTGATGGAGGCGATGTCGTCGTTCAAGGTTGCCGATCCCGCGTCTGCTCGGGTCGTTTATCAGCCGCCGATCCCGGCGGCGCCCGAGCCCGAGACGTTGCCGTGGGTGGCGCCGCACCTCGCCGAGTCCGACCCGAATTCACAGGGGCAGTACGCAAGCCTGCGCTGGTTCGAGCGGCGGGTCATCGACAGCGAAAGTGTCCCTCCGGCACGGTCGGCGATGTGGTGGCGGCCGGACGGCGCGGTGCCCGACGATCCGGTGCTGACCGCGAGCCTGGTGGCCTACCTGTCCGCGGTGACGCTGACGGAGCCGGCCTTCGCGGCGTACGGGGGAGTCGGGGAGTCGTCCCAGCGCGACCATTCGATGTGGTTCCATTCGCCGGCGGTGTTGTCGGATTGGCTTCTGTTCCAACGGTCTTCGCCGAGTAGCGCCGACTCGCTCGCGCTGGCGAGCGGCACGATGTTCAACCGCAACGGCGACCTGGTGTGCACGGTGCGACAGGAGATGTACTTTCCGGCGCCGCGAGCTTAG
- a CDS encoding CobW family GTP-binding protein has translation MSAIPVIALTGHLGAGKTTLLNHLLRSPGTRLGVVVNDFGELNVDAGLVAGQVDEPASIAGGCICCLPDDGGLDDALAKLADPARRLDAIVVEASGLADPVSIARIIGFSKLSGVRSGGLVDVVDAVNHFDTVDRTELPPVRYGAASLVVVNKLDQVPDAERADVLERVRQRVAQRNPRVQVVGTTGGRIDPALLFDPLESSEEAGQLSFRELLLDSELEHDHVHADAVTVTSTGCIDLDALFDLLERPSVGVFRLKGVVAVRHGRSVRNYVVNLVGSAIHIAKAPPRAVGNCLVAIGMHLDVPAVRADLIRALQPVTAPASAAALRRLQRYRRLSC, from the coding sequence TTGTCTGCGATTCCTGTGATCGCGCTCACCGGGCATCTCGGCGCCGGCAAGACGACCCTGCTGAACCATTTGCTGCGCAGCCCTGGTACGCGGCTCGGGGTAGTGGTCAACGACTTCGGCGAGCTCAATGTCGACGCCGGGCTGGTGGCCGGCCAGGTCGACGAGCCCGCCTCGATCGCCGGTGGATGCATCTGCTGCCTGCCCGACGACGGTGGGCTCGACGACGCCCTCGCCAAGCTCGCGGACCCGGCCCGTCGCCTCGACGCCATCGTCGTCGAAGCCAGCGGGCTGGCCGATCCGGTGTCGATCGCTCGGATCATCGGTTTCAGCAAGTTGTCCGGGGTTCGCAGCGGCGGCCTGGTCGACGTCGTGGACGCGGTCAACCACTTTGACACCGTCGACCGCACCGAACTGCCCCCGGTGCGCTATGGCGCGGCCTCGCTGGTGGTCGTCAACAAGCTCGATCAGGTGCCCGATGCGGAGCGGGCGGACGTGCTGGAGCGTGTCAGGCAGCGTGTGGCGCAACGCAACCCACGGGTTCAGGTGGTGGGCACCACCGGTGGCCGGATCGACCCCGCGCTGCTGTTCGACCCGTTGGAGTCGTCGGAGGAGGCTGGGCAACTTTCGTTTCGGGAGCTGTTGCTCGATTCGGAGCTTGAGCACGACCACGTCCATGCCGACGCCGTCACGGTCACCAGCACCGGTTGCATCGACCTCGACGCGTTGTTTGACCTGCTCGAACGCCCGTCAGTCGGAGTCTTCCGGCTCAAGGGCGTGGTGGCGGTCCGGCACGGGCGTTCGGTCCGCAACTATGTCGTCAACCTGGTGGGCAGCGCCATCCACATCGCCAAGGCTCCGCCGCGGGCCGTCGGGAACTGTCTGGTGGCCATCGGCATGCATCTCGACGTCCCCGCCGTTCGGGCTGACCTCATCCGGGCACTGCAACCCGTCACTGCTCCGGCGTCGGCGGCGGCGCTGCGGCGGCTGCAGCGGTACCGGCGGCTCAGCTGCTGA